One genomic window of Pseudomonas aeruginosa includes the following:
- a CDS encoding DUF3304 domain-containing protein yields the protein MKPWSISGGAGQVCCGVVPRVWKSGLKATV from the coding sequence ATTAAACCTTGGTCCATTTCAGGGGGAGCAGGGCAGGTATGTTGTGGTGTCGTTCCTAGAGTTTGGAAGTCGGGCTTGAAGGCAACCGTATAG
- a CDS encoding HIT family protein, producing MSLHGVYDSQNIFAKIIRGEAPCYKVYEDEDVLAFLDLFPQSYGHTLVIPKHAEARNLLEIDAQNLAKVMAVVQRLTRALVEEVQPDGVQVAQFNGAPAGQTVFHIHFHVIPRFSGENLGIHAAKQGDPEVLAQLQERLAQRLQG from the coding sequence ATGAGTCTGCACGGCGTTTACGATTCCCAGAACATCTTCGCCAAGATCATTCGCGGCGAAGCTCCCTGCTACAAGGTCTACGAAGACGAGGACGTGCTCGCCTTCCTCGATCTGTTCCCGCAGTCCTACGGGCATACCCTGGTGATTCCCAAGCACGCCGAGGCGCGCAACCTGCTCGAGATCGATGCGCAGAACCTGGCCAAGGTCATGGCCGTGGTCCAGCGCCTGACCCGCGCCCTGGTCGAGGAGGTGCAGCCGGACGGCGTGCAGGTCGCCCAGTTCAACGGCGCCCCCGCCGGGCAGACGGTCTTCCACATCCATTTCCACGTCATCCCGCGCTTCAGCGGCGAGAATCTCGGCATCCATGCGGCGAAGCAGGGCGACCCGGAAGTGCTCGCACAACTTCAGGAGCGTTTGGCGCAGCGTCTGCAAGGCTGA
- a CDS encoding DUF3304 domain-containing protein, translated as MQKLMSLICVGNKNSIGLVVFLSTFFGLVACQAGHEVLSAPIMGYNHTPAAINEFTVNGAGGPNLGPYQGDGSQVCCGVIPKRWNPNLKVIVEWEKDPNPRAVIKRDKYGRLDESDYLRHASSYTRHKATVNVPRYDEKVCLLQVHFLPCDEVAVSTTCYGPNHPKYPDKAYFEMRKSTICPAN; from the coding sequence ATGCAGAAGTTGATGAGCTTGATCTGTGTGGGAAATAAAAATTCCATTGGGCTGGTGGTTTTTCTCAGCACCTTCTTTGGGCTGGTGGCATGCCAGGCTGGGCATGAAGTGCTGTCTGCACCTATCATGGGTTACAACCATACTCCGGCGGCGATTAACGAATTTACGGTGAATGGTGCTGGCGGACCGAACTTAGGTCCTTATCAGGGAGATGGTAGTCAAGTTTGTTGTGGGGTAATTCCAAAGAGATGGAATCCAAATTTGAAAGTTATTGTGGAATGGGAGAAGGATCCAAATCCCCGTGCCGTTATAAAACGAGATAAATATGGGCGGTTGGATGAGAGTGATTATTTGAGGCATGCCTCAAGTTACACCCGTCACAAGGCGACTGTGAATGTGCCTAGGTATGATGAAAAGGTGTGCTTGCTGCAGGTGCACTTCTTGCCGTGTGACGAGGTGGCTGTTTCTACGACTTGTTATGGGCCGAATCATCCAAAATATCCTGATAAGGCCTATTTCGAGATGAGAAAGTCAACGATATGTCCGGCTAACTGA
- the phoA gene encoding alkaline phosphatase, with translation MTPGYPLALSLAVSMAVLGSALPAQARQDDPSLFNRQARGELSEYGGARRVEQDLTQALKQSLSKKKAKNVILLIGDGMGDSEITVARNYARGAGGYFKGIDALPLTGQYTHYSLHKDSGLPDYVTDSAASATAWTTGVKSYNGAIGVDIHEQPHRNLLELAKLNGKATGNVSTAELQDATPAALLAHVTARKCYGPEATSKQCPSNALENGGAGSITEQWLKTRPDVVLGGGAATFAETAKAGRYAGKTLRAQAEARGYRIVENLDELKAVRRANQKQPLIGLFAPGNMPVRWLGPTATYHGNLNQPAVSCEANPKRTADIPTLAQMTSKAIELLKDNPNGFFLQVEGASIDKQDHAANPCGQIGETVDLDEAVQKALAFAKADGETLVIVTADHAHSSQIIPPETAAPGLTQLLTTKDGAPLAISYGNSEEGSQEHTGTQLRIAAYGPQAANVTGLTDQTDLFFTIRRALNLRD, from the coding sequence ATGACCCCAGGTTATCCCCTCGCCCTCTCTCTTGCCGTCTCCATGGCCGTGCTCGGCAGCGCCTTGCCGGCCCAGGCGCGCCAGGACGATCCGTCGCTGTTCAACCGCCAGGCCCGTGGCGAACTCAGCGAGTACGGCGGCGCACGGCGCGTCGAGCAGGACCTGACCCAGGCCCTGAAGCAGTCGCTGTCGAAGAAGAAGGCGAAGAACGTGATCCTGCTGATCGGCGACGGCATGGGCGACTCCGAGATCACCGTGGCGCGCAACTACGCGCGCGGCGCGGGCGGCTACTTCAAGGGTATCGATGCGCTGCCGCTGACCGGCCAGTACACCCACTACTCCCTGCACAAGGACAGCGGCCTGCCGGACTACGTGACCGATTCCGCCGCCTCCGCCACCGCCTGGACCACCGGGGTCAAGTCGTACAACGGCGCGATCGGCGTGGATATCCACGAACAGCCGCACCGCAACCTGCTGGAGCTGGCCAAGCTCAACGGCAAGGCCACCGGCAACGTCTCCACCGCCGAGCTGCAGGACGCCACCCCCGCCGCCCTGCTCGCCCACGTCACCGCTCGCAAGTGCTACGGTCCCGAGGCCACCAGCAAGCAGTGCCCGAGCAATGCCCTGGAGAACGGCGGCGCCGGCTCGATCACCGAGCAGTGGCTGAAGACCCGCCCTGACGTGGTTCTCGGCGGCGGCGCCGCGACCTTCGCGGAAACCGCCAAGGCTGGCCGCTATGCCGGCAAGACCCTCCGCGCCCAGGCCGAAGCCCGCGGCTACCGGATCGTCGAGAACCTCGACGAGCTGAAAGCCGTGCGCCGCGCCAACCAGAAGCAGCCGCTGATCGGCCTGTTCGCGCCGGGCAACATGCCGGTGCGCTGGCTCGGTCCGACCGCCACCTACCACGGCAACCTGAACCAGCCGGCGGTGAGCTGCGAGGCGAACCCGAAGCGCACCGCCGACATCCCGACCCTGGCGCAAATGACCAGCAAGGCCATCGAGCTGCTGAAGGACAATCCGAACGGCTTCTTCCTGCAGGTCGAGGGCGCGTCCATCGACAAGCAGGACCACGCCGCGAATCCGTGCGGCCAGATCGGCGAGACCGTCGACCTCGACGAAGCCGTGCAGAAGGCCCTGGCCTTCGCCAAGGCCGATGGCGAGACCCTGGTGATCGTCACCGCCGACCACGCCCACTCCAGCCAGATCATCCCGCCGGAAACCGCCGCGCCGGGGCTGACCCAACTGCTCACGACCAAGGACGGCGCGCCGCTGGCGATCAGCTACGGCAACTCCGAGGAAGGCTCCCAGGAGCACACCGGCACCCAGTTGCGCATCGCCGCCTACGGCCCGCAGGCCGCCAATGTCACCGGCCTGACCGACCAGACCGACCTGTTCTTCACCATCCGTCGCGCACTGAACCTGCGCGACTGA
- the tssI gene encoding type VI secretion system tip protein TssI/VgrG: MFNPANQTHFSLSLDGLRHDLQVLEFSGHEGISRPYRFELELVSERAGLDLEALMHRPAFLAFTPQGQGVHGLVYGAAQGDAGKRLTRYRLTLVPHLAYLAQRNNQRIFQHLTVPQIVALVLEEHGILADAYRFQLGTRYPEREYCVQYDESDLHFVQRLCAEEGIHFHFRHSAEAHLLVFGDDQTVFPRLGRPTAYVHDSGLVADEPVIKRFSLRLASRTTRTTRRDYDFEKPRLLLEAGNRPAADAPAEPDLEDYDYPGRFVDRQRGKLLSQRALERHRADRRLGEGVSDQPLLVSGHFLEIAEHPRAEWNDLWLLSEVFHEGKQPQVLEENVTSDTSASTDDFQQGYRNRFLATPWEVFFRPPLEHPKPRVLGSQTAVVTGPPGEEIHCDRYGRVRVQFHWDREGQGDDKSSCWLRVASGWAGNGYGGIVIPRVGMEVLVDFLEGDPDQPLVSGCVYHAAHPVPYELPANQTRSVFKSLSSPGGGGYNELRIEDRKGQEQIFVHAQRDWDENIEHDQKIRVGHERHDTVEANSYSEFKAEEHHTVHGERKVELKADDHLTVGDSQHVKLGRAYLARAGREIHLKAGQKMVIEADSELTVKAGGSFIRLDASGIAISGPLARINAGGAPGSGSGIAIKMPRVPGMADQDSSGAPPEAVAANLPPRQPVCEECLLQAKKRGQALAER, from the coding sequence ATGTTCAACCCGGCCAACCAGACCCACTTCAGCCTCAGCCTCGACGGCCTCCGTCACGACCTGCAGGTTCTCGAATTCAGCGGCCACGAAGGCATCAGCCGGCCCTACCGCTTCGAACTCGAACTGGTCAGCGAGCGCGCCGGCCTCGACCTCGAAGCGCTCATGCACCGGCCCGCCTTCCTCGCCTTCACCCCGCAGGGCCAGGGTGTCCACGGCCTGGTCTACGGCGCTGCCCAAGGCGATGCCGGCAAGCGCCTGACCCGCTATCGCCTCACCCTCGTCCCACACCTGGCCTACCTCGCCCAGCGCAACAACCAGCGGATCTTCCAGCACCTCACGGTGCCGCAGATCGTCGCCCTGGTCCTCGAGGAGCACGGCATCCTCGCCGACGCCTACCGCTTCCAGCTCGGCACCCGGTATCCCGAGCGCGAATACTGCGTGCAGTACGACGAAAGCGACCTGCATTTCGTCCAGCGCCTCTGTGCCGAAGAGGGCATCCATTTCCATTTCCGGCACAGCGCCGAGGCGCACCTGCTGGTGTTCGGCGACGACCAGACGGTGTTCCCCCGCCTGGGCCGTCCCACCGCCTACGTGCACGACAGCGGGCTGGTCGCCGACGAACCGGTGATCAAGCGCTTCAGCCTGCGCCTGGCCAGCCGCACCACGCGCACCACCCGCCGCGACTACGACTTCGAGAAGCCGCGGCTGCTGCTGGAGGCCGGCAACCGCCCCGCTGCCGACGCCCCGGCCGAGCCGGACCTGGAGGACTACGACTACCCCGGTCGCTTCGTCGATCGCCAGCGCGGCAAGCTGCTCAGCCAGCGCGCCCTGGAGCGCCACCGCGCCGACCGGCGCCTGGGCGAAGGGGTCAGCGACCAGCCGCTGCTGGTCAGCGGGCACTTCCTGGAGATCGCCGAGCACCCGCGCGCGGAGTGGAACGACCTGTGGCTGCTCAGCGAAGTCTTCCACGAAGGCAAGCAGCCGCAGGTGCTGGAAGAGAACGTTACCTCCGACACGTCGGCCAGCACGGACGACTTCCAGCAGGGCTACCGCAACCGCTTCCTCGCGACGCCCTGGGAGGTGTTCTTCCGCCCGCCGCTGGAGCACCCGAAGCCGCGCGTGCTGGGCAGCCAGACCGCGGTGGTGACCGGCCCGCCAGGCGAGGAAATCCACTGCGACCGCTACGGCCGGGTCAGGGTGCAGTTCCACTGGGACCGCGAGGGCCAGGGCGACGACAAGAGCAGTTGCTGGCTGCGCGTAGCCAGCGGTTGGGCCGGCAACGGCTATGGCGGCATCGTCATTCCGCGGGTCGGCATGGAAGTGCTGGTGGACTTCCTCGAAGGCGATCCCGACCAGCCGCTGGTCAGCGGCTGCGTCTACCACGCCGCCCACCCGGTGCCCTACGAGTTGCCGGCGAACCAGACCCGCAGCGTCTTCAAGAGCCTCAGCAGCCCTGGCGGCGGTGGCTACAACGAGCTGCGCATCGAGGATCGCAAGGGCCAGGAACAGATCTTCGTCCATGCCCAGCGCGACTGGGACGAGAACATCGAGCATGACCAGAAGATCCGCGTCGGCCACGAACGCCACGACACCGTGGAGGCGAACAGCTACAGCGAGTTCAAGGCCGAGGAGCATCACACCGTGCACGGAGAGCGCAAGGTCGAGCTGAAGGCCGATGACCACCTGACGGTCGGCGACAGCCAGCACGTGAAGCTCGGTCGTGCCTACCTGGCCAGGGCCGGGCGCGAGATCCACCTGAAGGCCGGGCAGAAGATGGTGATCGAGGCTGACAGCGAACTGACGGTGAAGGCCGGCGGCAGCTTCATCCGGCTCGACGCAAGCGGCATCGCCATCAGCGGCCCGCTGGCACGGATCAATGCAGGCGGCGCGCCGGGAAGCGGCTCGGGGATCGCGATCAAGATGCCGCGGGTGCCGGGCATGGCCGACCAGGACAGTTCCGGCGCGCCACCCGAGGCGGTCGCGGCCAACCTGCCGCCGCGGCAACCGGTCTGCGAAGAGTGCCTGCTACAGGCGAAGAAAAGAGGCCAGGCGCTCGCCGAGCGCTGA
- a CDS encoding DUF4123 domain-containing protein, whose amino-acid sequence MTPNPRHWARELWQRSRDRGLQTHIDVLVDATGLDDYPLLAEHARQSDPPALFKLLEQTPEAALADEGPLLLRLEDGHAAWLDELLERIDCRRHLMLLFSPWPLPRLGEHLRSCTQAEWNQGRSSGVLRFYEPGLFMAVSDMLDPRQSRYLHAPVSSWHWLDRDGRPRALAGHYQAHETPPLQAALRLEAHQVAALRAWSEAEAYRREYFVLPREHGLGSQESLLQHLVQAHLAADRQGLQDFDQRDAFVAQWLREQTPGPGFSPAGTSRA is encoded by the coding sequence ATGACGCCGAACCCCCGCCATTGGGCCCGCGAGCTGTGGCAGCGCTCCCGCGATCGCGGCTTGCAGACCCACATCGATGTATTGGTCGATGCCACCGGGCTGGACGACTATCCCTTGCTCGCCGAGCATGCGCGGCAAAGCGATCCTCCAGCGCTGTTCAAATTGCTGGAGCAAACCCCGGAGGCCGCCCTGGCCGACGAGGGCCCGCTGCTGCTGCGCCTGGAAGACGGCCACGCGGCCTGGCTGGACGAACTGCTCGAACGCATCGACTGCCGCCGCCACCTGATGCTCCTGTTCAGCCCCTGGCCGTTGCCGCGCCTGGGCGAGCACCTGCGCAGCTGCACCCAGGCCGAGTGGAACCAGGGCCGTTCCAGCGGCGTACTGCGTTTCTACGAGCCGGGCCTGTTCATGGCCGTCAGCGACATGCTCGATCCCCGGCAGAGCCGTTACCTGCATGCCCCGGTTTCCAGCTGGCACTGGCTGGACCGCGACGGCCGGCCGAGGGCGCTGGCCGGTCATTACCAGGCCCATGAGACGCCGCCGCTGCAAGCGGCCCTCCGCCTGGAAGCGCACCAGGTCGCTGCCTTGCGCGCCTGGAGCGAGGCCGAAGCCTACCGCCGCGAATACTTCGTGCTGCCCCGCGAGCATGGCCTGGGCAGCCAGGAAAGCCTGCTCCAGCATCTGGTCCAGGCGCACCTGGCCGCCGACCGCCAGGGCTTGCAGGACTTCGACCAGCGCGATGCCTTCGTCGCCCAATGGCTACGCGAACAGACCCCCGGCCCCGGCTTTTCCCCGGCGGGAACGAGTCGCGCATGA
- a CDS encoding DUF3304 domain-containing protein, with amino-acid sequence MNGRGIGLPALLPGPLLATGCQSGPDMLAAPVMGYNHTSAAINWFSVNGAGGPRLGPYQGDGSQVCCGVIPKKWNPNLKAVVEWEKDPKPHAAIRRDRYGRLDKDDYLRHASSYTRHKMIVDIPRYSEKICLLQEHFLPCDQVAVSTTYYSQGHPEYPDRKYFQKREPSCKSS; translated from the coding sequence ATGAACGGGCGCGGCATCGGCCTTCCCGCCCTGCTTCCGGGGCCCCTGCTGGCCACGGGCTGCCAGAGCGGGCCGGACATGCTGGCGGCGCCGGTGATGGGTTACAACCATACGTCCGCGGCGATCAATTGGTTTTCGGTGAATGGGGCGGGTGGACCTCGTTTAGGCCCTTATCAGGGGGATGGTAGCCAGGTTTGTTGCGGAGTGATTCCAAAGAAGTGGAATCCAAATTTGAAAGCTGTCGTGGAATGGGAGAAAGATCCCAAACCGCACGCCGCTATAAGGCGAGATAGATATGGACGGCTGGATAAAGATGATTACTTGAGACATGCCTCAAGCTACACCCGACACAAGATGATCGTGGATATACCTAGATATAGTGAAAAAATATGCCTGTTGCAGGAGCATTTCCTCCCGTGCGACCAGGTCGCGGTCTCAACAACCTATTACAGCCAGGGGCATCCAGAGTATCCAGATAGAAAGTATTTTCAGAAGAGAGAGCCTTCATGCAAAAGCTCTTGA
- the hrpA gene encoding ATP-dependent RNA helicase HrpA codes for MTDQTPSLDQLVRRLDQAQISDRHRLRRQLHELRKQPDDARLAQWVERFQTSCAKVEARRASVPAIRYDDSLPIAAKRDEIKAAIAAHQVVVIAGETGSGKTTQLPKICLELGRGIHGLIGHTQPRRLAARSVATRVAEEIGTPLGALVGYQVRFEDQSDDSTLVKLMTDGILLAETQHDRYLERYDTLIVDEAHERSLNIDFLLGYLKTLLHRRPDLKLIITSATIDLERFSRHFDGAPVIEVSGRTYPVETWYRPLAAETDEEGNRVEDDLSVDQGILAALDEIAAHEREVGKRPGDVLVFLPGEREIRDAAEMLRKANLRHTEVLPLYARLTPAEQQKIFQPRPGRKIVLSTNVAETSLTVPGIRYVIDSGTARISRYSYRAKVQRLPIEAVSQASANQRKGRCGRVEPGICVRLYSEEDFNARPAFTDPEILRTNLAAVILQMLHLRLGDIEAFPFIEPPDGKAIKDGFTLLQELSAVNREGQLTPLGRQLARLPIDPRLGRMLLEAAQQGSLEEVLTVASALSVQDPRERPVERQQAADQAHAQWKDPDSDFAALINLWRGFEEQRQALGSNALRSWCRKNFLNYLRLREWRDAHRQLTLICRELKLPFGRPAKAEARKPEAKKGASADNEREVPGIDYAAVHKAILSGLLSQIGQKAEEGDYLGARQRRFWIHPSSGIARKRPQWIMAAELVETTKLFARMVAKIEPDWLEPLAGHLIKTNHFEPHWEKRRGQVVAFEQVTLYGLIVIGRRPVHYGPIDPPVARELFIREGLVRGEINSRAKCLSANRQLLEKLDELEAKARRRDILADEETLFAYYDARLPADIYQTASFEKWYARERQNQPDLLLMREEDVLAREASEVTAAQYPDRLRLGDLHLSLSYQFEPGTARDGVTVRVPAPLLPQLPAERIDWLVPGLLYDKAVALVRNLPKAIRKSFVPVPDFVRAALERITFGEGSLPQALGRELQRMTGVRVADEAWAEAATQLDDHLRMNIEVVDAQGKFLGEGRDLAELTARFAEASQAALAIPQADKEQQRPVEAKAFASVAEKAQQKVAGLSMTVYPALVEEQGEVKEGRFPTQAEADYQHRRALQRLLLQQLAEPAKYLRAKLPGQTEMGLLYRELGRVEALVEDILLASLDSCVLQGESLPRDGAALAALAERKRAAWNEHAERLARLVLDILKLWHGLQKRFKGKVELAMTVPLNDVKGQLANLVYPGFVRATPLEWLKEYPRYLKAIEQRLDKVAGQVQRDRVWSGELGELWAQYQARLAKHAQEGKRDAELQVYRWMLEEYRVSLFAQQLGTRLPVSDKRLAKQWSQVEG; via the coding sequence ATGACCGACCAGACTCCTTCCCTTGACCAACTCGTCCGGCGCCTCGACCAGGCCCAGATCAGCGACCGCCACCGCTTGCGCCGGCAGCTCCACGAACTGCGCAAGCAGCCCGACGACGCGCGCCTGGCGCAGTGGGTCGAGCGCTTCCAGACCTCCTGCGCCAAGGTCGAGGCGCGGCGCGCCAGCGTGCCGGCGATCCGCTACGACGACAGCCTGCCGATCGCCGCCAAGCGCGACGAGATCAAGGCCGCCATCGCCGCCCATCAGGTGGTGGTGATCGCCGGCGAGACCGGCTCGGGCAAGACCACCCAGTTGCCGAAGATCTGTCTGGAGCTGGGTCGCGGCATCCACGGCCTGATCGGCCATACCCAGCCGCGTCGGCTGGCGGCGCGCAGCGTGGCGACGCGGGTCGCGGAAGAGATCGGTACGCCGCTGGGCGCGCTGGTCGGCTACCAGGTGCGCTTCGAGGACCAGAGCGACGACAGCACCCTGGTCAAGCTGATGACCGACGGCATCCTCCTGGCCGAGACCCAGCATGACCGCTACCTGGAGCGCTACGACACGCTGATCGTCGACGAAGCCCACGAGCGCAGCCTGAACATCGACTTCCTCCTCGGCTACCTGAAGACCCTGTTGCACCGGCGTCCGGACCTGAAGCTGATCATCACCTCGGCGACCATCGACCTGGAGCGTTTCTCCCGGCATTTCGACGGCGCCCCGGTGATCGAGGTTTCCGGCCGCACCTATCCGGTGGAGACCTGGTACCGGCCGCTGGCGGCGGAAACCGACGAGGAGGGCAACCGGGTCGAGGACGACCTGTCGGTGGACCAGGGCATCCTCGCCGCCCTCGACGAGATCGCCGCCCACGAACGCGAGGTCGGCAAGCGGCCCGGCGACGTGCTGGTGTTCCTCCCCGGCGAGCGGGAGATCCGCGACGCCGCGGAGATGCTGCGCAAGGCCAACCTGCGCCACACCGAGGTGCTGCCGCTGTACGCGCGACTGACCCCGGCCGAGCAGCAGAAGATCTTCCAGCCGCGCCCGGGACGCAAGATCGTGCTGTCCACCAACGTCGCGGAAACCTCGCTGACGGTGCCGGGCATCCGTTACGTGATCGACAGCGGCACCGCGCGGATCAGCCGCTACAGCTACCGCGCCAAGGTCCAGCGGCTGCCCATCGAGGCGGTGTCGCAGGCCAGCGCCAACCAGCGCAAGGGCCGTTGCGGACGGGTCGAGCCGGGCATATGCGTGCGTCTCTACAGCGAGGAGGACTTCAACGCGCGTCCGGCCTTCACCGACCCGGAAATCCTCCGCACCAACCTGGCCGCGGTGATCCTGCAGATGCTGCACCTGCGCCTCGGCGACATCGAGGCGTTCCCCTTCATCGAGCCGCCGGACGGCAAGGCGATCAAGGACGGCTTCACCCTTCTGCAGGAACTGTCGGCGGTCAACCGCGAAGGCCAGCTGACCCCGCTGGGGCGCCAACTGGCGCGCCTGCCGATCGACCCGAGGCTGGGCCGCATGCTGCTGGAGGCGGCCCAGCAGGGTAGCCTCGAGGAAGTGTTGACGGTGGCCAGCGCGCTGTCCGTGCAGGACCCGCGCGAGCGTCCGGTGGAGCGGCAGCAGGCCGCCGACCAGGCGCACGCGCAATGGAAGGACCCGGATTCCGACTTCGCCGCGCTGATCAATCTCTGGCGTGGCTTCGAGGAGCAGCGCCAGGCGCTGGGTTCCAATGCCCTGCGCAGCTGGTGCCGGAAGAACTTCCTCAACTACCTGCGCCTGCGTGAGTGGCGCGACGCCCACCGCCAACTGACCCTGATCTGCCGCGAACTGAAGCTGCCGTTCGGGCGTCCGGCCAAGGCCGAGGCGCGCAAGCCGGAGGCGAAGAAAGGCGCGTCGGCCGACAACGAACGCGAGGTACCGGGGATCGATTACGCGGCGGTCCACAAAGCGATCCTGTCCGGCCTGCTCAGCCAGATCGGGCAGAAGGCCGAGGAAGGCGACTACCTCGGCGCTCGCCAGCGACGTTTCTGGATCCATCCGTCCAGCGGCATCGCTCGCAAGCGCCCGCAATGGATCATGGCCGCGGAACTGGTGGAGACCACCAAGCTGTTCGCCCGAATGGTCGCGAAGATCGAGCCGGACTGGCTGGAGCCGCTGGCTGGGCACCTGATCAAGACCAACCACTTCGAGCCGCACTGGGAGAAGCGTCGCGGCCAGGTGGTGGCGTTCGAGCAGGTCACCCTCTACGGCCTCATCGTCATCGGTCGACGTCCGGTGCACTACGGTCCGATCGACCCGCCGGTGGCGCGCGAGCTGTTCATCCGCGAAGGCCTGGTGCGCGGCGAGATCAACAGCCGCGCCAAGTGCCTGAGCGCCAACCGGCAGTTGCTGGAAAAGCTCGACGAGCTGGAAGCCAAGGCGCGCCGGCGCGACATCCTGGCCGACGAGGAAACCCTGTTCGCCTATTACGACGCGCGCCTGCCGGCGGATATCTACCAGACCGCCAGTTTCGAGAAATGGTACGCCCGCGAGCGGCAGAACCAGCCGGACCTGCTGCTGATGCGCGAGGAAGACGTGCTGGCCCGTGAAGCCAGCGAAGTCACTGCGGCGCAGTACCCGGATCGCCTGCGCCTGGGCGACCTGCACCTGTCGCTGAGCTACCAGTTCGAGCCCGGCACCGCGCGCGACGGCGTCACCGTGCGGGTACCGGCGCCGCTGCTGCCGCAATTGCCGGCCGAACGCATCGACTGGCTGGTGCCCGGCCTGCTCTACGACAAGGCGGTGGCGCTGGTGCGCAACCTGCCGAAGGCGATCCGCAAGAGCTTCGTGCCGGTACCGGACTTCGTCCGCGCCGCCCTGGAGCGCATCACCTTCGGCGAAGGTTCGCTGCCGCAGGCGCTGGGCCGCGAGCTTCAGCGCATGACCGGCGTGCGGGTAGCCGACGAGGCCTGGGCCGAGGCGGCGACGCAGTTGGACGATCACCTGCGGATGAACATCGAGGTGGTCGACGCCCAGGGCAAGTTCCTCGGCGAGGGCCGCGACCTGGCCGAACTCACCGCGCGTTTCGCCGAAGCCAGCCAGGCGGCCCTGGCGATACCCCAGGCCGACAAGGAACAGCAGCGTCCGGTGGAGGCCAAGGCCTTCGCCAGCGTCGCCGAGAAGGCCCAGCAGAAGGTCGCCGGATTGTCGATGACGGTATACCCGGCGCTGGTGGAGGAGCAGGGCGAGGTCAAGGAAGGGCGCTTCCCGACCCAGGCCGAGGCCGACTACCAACACCGCCGCGCCCTGCAACGACTGCTGTTGCAGCAACTGGCCGAGCCGGCCAAGTACCTGCGCGCCAAGCTGCCGGGGCAGACCGAGATGGGCCTGCTGTACCGCGAGCTGGGACGGGTCGAGGCGCTGGTCGAGGACATCCTCCTGGCCAGTCTCGACAGTTGCGTGCTGCAGGGCGAAAGCCTGCCGCGCGACGGCGCCGCCCTGGCCGCGCTGGCCGAGCGCAAGCGCGCTGCCTGGAACGAGCACGCCGAGCGCCTGGCACGCCTGGTGCTGGATATCCTCAAGCTCTGGCACGGCCTGCAGAAGCGCTTCAAGGGCAAGGTCGAGCTGGCCATGACCGTGCCGCTGAACGACGTCAAGGGCCAACTGGCCAATCTGGTGTATCCGGGGTTCGTCCGCGCCACCCCGCTGGAGTGGTTGAAGGAGTATCCTCGTTACCTCAAGGCCATCGAGCAGCGCCTGGACAAGGTCGCCGGCCAGGTCCAGCGCGACCGGGTGTGGAGCGGCGAGCTGGGCGAACTCTGGGCGCAATACCAGGCGCGTCTCGCCAAGCACGCCCAGGAAGGCAAGCGCGACGCCGAGTTGCAGGTGTATCGCTGGATGCTGGAGGAGTACCGGGTCTCGCTGTTCGCCCAGCAACTGGGAACCCGGCTGCCGGTCTCGGACAAGCGCCTGGCCAAGCAGTGGAGCCAGGTCGAGGGCTAG